One part of the Plasmodium yoelii strain 17X genome assembly, chromosome: 13 genome encodes these proteins:
- a CDS encoding exoribonuclease, putative has product MKKKRKCGKNGKNGNKNTGEGFRNVKRKIDDENNTKLEVSFYGHRNIVLKDIQNFIINLRINKNIIKNNMFQIKNNDNLSNLIIMIIPNLSCTYIRDITTDNVFNKLQKNNNFRKIQLEENCVKSAYSNIIAKILNIPIFKNKEKINNVLNFNIENFLLTKEQMFLYRYPNSDSVNYINFDHIYYQKKTKNISDIKRYLFSSVNSVYTSTHESDPEKETEKETEKETDNTSNDTTSKINYEKKKKTFTDEHIEIYAKILEKLINASSSITLEKTTKKLSSNSKVDSQNNQKKKDEIKQNGGDNSKVIENALLNGCNADENVETDLICDKGCDETANGETVDAQDHESEIETIPKTEPNTNKFEFDINNIFSIDCEMCETSGGHRELTKVTIVDAYMNIIYDSYVLPDNKITNYLTLYSGINENTLKNVNTKLTDVQNELKNILNNKSILIGHSLENDLHALKIKHDYIIDTSVIYSNNYYNFLKPSLFNLSKKHLNITMERENGHNSIDDARISMFLALKKISEFDSSESYYGFYPLPLFMEKNNYLNIKSNIISEQDVNSKYDKNMCIYDSKNIYIEEKFSKYIMRNCFYCSCENDDECIENVVNNIKNENKIKNYILILREYENLCNSKIYNCIKNSKEKSFNIEDNEKFFDFPTRVETNDILNKLSKNIEHVYNNMKEQDVLILLSYSNNYLAIEKVKDTLNLAKEIFYSNIINIDDKIKCLNDKIQNIEQNIKNKKENKQIIDKDSPFLEFKHLLYTYDLHILNYLYQHKNSDKNAYIMNSITNLKNTLCFNVKKKNYNGWFSLLLKN; this is encoded by the exons atgaaaaaaaaaagaaagtgTGGAAAAAATGGTAAGAATGGAAATAAGAATACAGGAGAAGGATTCAGAAAtgtaaaaagaaaaatagatgatgaaaataatacaaaattgGAAGTATCATTTTATGGGCATAGAAATATTGTACTTAAAGatattcaaaattttataataaatttaagaataaataaaaatattataaaaaataatatgtttcaaataaaaaataatgacaatttatcaaatttaataattatgataatacCTAATTTatcatgtacatatataagAGATATAACAACAGATaatgtttttaataaattacaaaaaaataataattttagaaaaattcAATTAGAAGAAAATTGTGTAAAAAGTGCTTATAGTAATATTATTgctaaaatattaaatataccaatattcaaaaataaggaaaaaataaacaatgttcttaattttaatatagaaaattttttattaacaaaagaacaaatgtttttatatagATATCCTAATTCAGATTctgttaattatattaattttgatCATATTTActatcaaaaaaaaacaaaaaatatttctgaTATAAAAAGGTATTTATTTTCCTCTGTCAATTCGGTGTATACTTCTACCCACGAATCCGACCCAGAAAAAGAAACGGAAAAAGAAACGGAAAAAGAAACGGACAACACTTCAAATGATACAACGtcaaaaattaattatgaaaaaaaaaaaaaaacttttaCAGATGAGCATATagaaatatatgcaaaaataTTGGAAAAGCTTATAAATGCTTCATCTTCCATAACATTAGAAAAAACAACTAAAAAATTAAGTTCAAACTCAAAAGTGGATTCTcaaaataatcaaaaaaaaaaagatgaaataaaacaaaatggtGGTGATAATTCAAAAGTGATAGAAAACGCACTATTAAATGGTTGTAATGCTGATGAAAATGTTGAAACAGATCTTATATGTGATAAAGGATGTGACGAAACTGCAAATGGCGAAACGGTAGATGCACAGGATCATGAGAGTGAAATAGAAACTATTCCTAAAACAGAACCCAATACAAACAAATTTGAATtcgatataaataatatttttagtatAGATTGTGAAATGTGTGAAACATCAGGTGGACATAGAGAACTTACAAAAGTTACAATAGTAGATgcatatatgaatataatttatgattCATATGTATTGcctgataataaaataacaaattatttaacattatattcaggaataaatgaaaacacattaaaaaatgttaatacaAAATTAACAGATGTacaaaatgaattaaaaaatatattaaataataaatcaataCTTATTGGGCATTCTCTAGAAAATGATTTACATGctttaaaaattaaacatGATTATATTATTGATACTTCAGTTATttattctaataattattataattttttaaaacctTCTCTTTTTAATCTTtcaaaaaaacatttaaatattacaATGGAAAGAGAGAATGGCCATAATTCGATAGACGATGCTCGCATTAGTATGTTTCTGGCACTAAAAAAG aTTAGCGAGTTCGACAGCTCCGAAAGTTATTACGGATTTTACCCACTTCCACTatttatggaaaaaaataattatttaaatataaagagTAATATAATTAGTGAACAAGATGTGAActcaaaatatgataaaaatatgtgtatatatgattctaagaatatatatattgaagaaaaattttcaaaatatataatgcgAAACTGTTTTTATTGTTCATgtgaaaatgatgatgaaTGTATAGAAAATGttgtaaataatattaaaaatgaaaataaaataaaaaattatattttaattttaagagaatatgaaaatttatgtaatagtaaaatttataattgtataaaaaattcaaaagaAAAATCTTTTAACATTGAAGACAATGAAAAGTTTTTTGATTTTCCAACAAGAGTTGAAACAAacgatatattaaataaattaagtaaaaatatagaacatgtttataataatatgaaagaacaagatgttttaattttattatcatatagCAATAATTATTTAGCTATTGAAAAAGTTAAAGATACATTAAATTTAGCaaaagaaatattttattcaaatataataaatatagatgataaaataaaatgtttaaatgataaaattcaaaatattgaacaaaatattaaaaataaaaaagaaaataaacaaattatagATAAAGATTCACCTTTTTTAGAGTttaaacatttattatatacatatgatttACACATtcttaattatttatatcaacataaaaatagtgacaaaaatgcatatataatgaattcgataactaatttaaaaaatactttatgttttaatgtaaagaaaaaaaactaCAATGGTTGGTTTTCCCTACTTCTTAAAAATTAA
- a CDS encoding zinc finger protein, putative — MNGIEDNEKYANYLRNKIIKFFNLKSEDLELTYIKSILNSKTYDLYSSIYLINYSFFENNKNNKITINNVKKFTQNLVDSKNKFTPSNVLENNNNSQKFDEIKNDNGIKNKSIHNSIEYIFKKHDHNPLRNRGSENGNGNGNGNGNGNGNGNGNINKNESKNSQTDRSKGSENSHLPKGKKIQNKTNLNEKEKEPNANSLFDKLHNKNVKNCMLGTMTNNDQKKCEHSKTLSKKAEQKEEKSEKEEKSEKKEKSEKKEQIDYFSFFNRKENSCSLKDIIEIIDNENVKKDDSNNDQISQKKKKKNIQICTCNGKNHKIYTNCLICGKLFCSKIKFKNCIFCDNPLYESDFINTIFLSNKLETKTNNIITNMKNSNPFLYKYYFDPLNNNLKKAIDMRNKMLKNSINEENTKIIDDSIDWFEDDIKHTLNIHDIHFSCYDDDTKNEIVNKYYDIFKKKITDINIDIDFENLKINENVDYAKIKEFSEYLNEHEKIYQEKKKKLSNDTPHNYLSNKEKKYISYVNDLCKMFLKNDTQKEDTNLLKSEKINPITEKKRYKYNVLNMSDDEC, encoded by the exons aTGAATGGAATTgaagataatgaaaaatatgcaaaCTATTTgcgaaataaaataataaaattttttaatttgaaaaGTGAGGATTTAgaattaacatatataaaatcaATATTAAATAGTAAAACATATGATTTGTATAgttctatatatttaataaattattctttttttgaaaataataaaaataataaaataacaataaataatgttaaaaaatttacaCAAAATTTAGTTGATTCCAAAAATAAGTTTACCCCATCAAATGTActagaaaataataacaactCTCAAAAGtttgatgaaataaaaaatgataatggaataaaaaataaatctatACACAATTCGATAgagtatatttttaagaaacATGATCATAACCCACTTCGTAACAGGGGAAGTGAAAATGGAAATGGAAATGGAAATGGAAATGGAAATGGAAATGGAAATGgaaatggaaatataaataaaaatgagagTAAAAATAGTCAGACAGATCGTAGCAAAGGTAGTGAAAATTCACATCTTCCAAAAGGaaagaaaatacaaaataaaacaaatctaaatgaaaaagaaaaggaGCCAAACGCAAATTCATTATTTGATAAACTGCATaacaaaaatgtaaaaaattgtatgcTTGGAACAATGACAAATAACgatcaaaaaaaatgtgaacaTAGCAAGACACTCAGTAAAAAGGCAGAgcaaaaagaagaaaaaagcgaaaaagaagaaaaaagcgaaaaaaaagaaaaaagcgaaaaaaaagaacaaatTGACTACTTCTCCTTTTTTAATAGAAAAGAAAATTCATGCTCATTAAAAGATATTATCGAAATTATTGATAACGAGAATGTAAAAAAAGatgatagtaataatgatcaaattagccaaaaaaaaaaaaaaaaaaatattcaaatatgTACATGTAACGGCAAAaaccataaaatatatacaaactgTCTTATATGtggaaaattattttgttcaaaaattaaatttaaaaattgtatattttgtGATAATCCTTTATATGAATCAgattttataaatacaatatttttatcaaacaAATTAGAAACTAAAACAAACAATATTATCacaaatatgaaaaattcaAACCCCTTTctctataaatattattttgacccacttaataataatttaaaaaaag CCATTGATATGcgaaataaaatgttaaaaaactctataaatgaagaaaatacgAAAATAATTGATGACAGTATAGATTGGTTCGAAGATGACATTAAGCATACCCTCAACATTCATGATATTCATTTTTCATGTTATGATGATGATACAAAAAATGAGATAGTAAAcaaatattatgatatattcaaaaaaaaaatta CCGATATAAATATCGACATTGATTTTGAAAAccttaaaataaatgaaaatgtggattatgcaaaaataaaagaatttaGTGAATACTTAAATGAAcacgaaaaaatatatcaagaaaaaaaaaaaaaactatctAATGATACACCCCATAATTATTTAagtaataaagaaaaaaaatatataagttaTGTTAATGATTTATgtaaaatgtttttaaaaaatgacaCACAAAAAGAGGACACAAATTTACTTAAATCCGAAAAAATTAATCCCATAacggaaaaaaaaagatataaatataatgtgcTAAACATGAGTGACGATGAGTGTTAG